From Paenibacillus sp. PK3_47, the proteins below share one genomic window:
- a CDS encoding MMPL family transporter, with protein sequence MKKLKSWRTLSFIMWILVTVLMLTTIPDMDRLVKEKGQISIPDSAQSSIAAEMIRQMDPQSGDSYGIIAVFNSGSDQPLTDSQTQKIEAVIHDLKAKEQELGITGIMAHTDSPEVEQQLVSEDQTTILTQISVDSNHGEISQVAGELDEFIAGEGLESQDISTYLTGSELIGNDFGNSTQEGVKKTEVIAIVFILAVLILVFRSPVVPLISLLTVGVSYLVSLGVTAQLVDHFSFPFSSFTQVFLVVVLFGVGTDYNILLYTRFKEELAHQDDVYTAVKATMKSAAKTVLFSGLAVMIGFASLYLAKFNLYQATSGVAIGVLVLLLVLVTLNPFFMVLLGKRMFWPVKKFNGHGDSRLWGTFAKTSAARSVMAIVLVLVLTVPFILKYSNVLNFNDLWEVSDKYESKQGINVIEDHFPPGFSSPATLVIQSDSPLDQAAALQTLDEVAERVSKVKGVSEVLSPTRPTGDKIQELYINDQTKEVNSGLGDANDGIGEINEGLSSAEEQLGNSGSSDLANVQKLINGTGEVQNGVSALRDALDQVTAGMNSGASGAGQIEDGLASLGTSVGKLSAATSQLSAGYSQLEEGLNSYDQYFASIAQAITGASQGYGQIEALMNNLTAENPDMAEDPNVVKTLGIAASAKQQLEGLSGQLEQLRAGHEKAMASFKTANTSLAQLNSGLQQMQNGVTQLQTGAAGLKDGLNKGAAGSGQISDQSVQLKTGLSQINDGQQQLLQGLTDLQGKMGELQAGLSASTEGLTQVSTGLETAQSYLGNLSESETSQKFYVPEEVLKGEEFQTALNTYMSDDRTTATMTIILEQNPFSREAMPVIDEISQQVDAALSGNSLSSAKAAISGTTARNADLNTVSQEDFMRTAIIMMIGIAVVLMFITRSLMNSLFIVGSLILVYFTSLGIGEWISSQLFDADLLSWNVPFFSFIMIVALGVDYSIFVMMRYNELQGTSAERIVKASRDIGGVVLSAALILGGTFAALIPSGVLTLIQVAVVVIIALLLLSLIAMPILLPALIGLTGRLNRKDSSSDIDNNVTL encoded by the coding sequence ATGAAAAAGTTAAAAAGCTGGAGAACATTATCTTTTATAATGTGGATCCTGGTTACAGTGTTGATGTTAACAACGATACCGGACATGGACCGGCTGGTGAAGGAAAAGGGACAAATCTCCATTCCGGACAGCGCACAAAGCAGCATTGCCGCTGAGATGATCAGACAAATGGACCCCCAAAGCGGAGATTCCTATGGAATTATAGCCGTCTTCAACAGCGGGAGTGATCAGCCGCTCACGGATAGCCAGACACAGAAGATTGAAGCTGTAATCCATGACCTGAAAGCCAAAGAACAGGAGCTGGGCATCACCGGCATCATGGCACACACGGACAGCCCGGAAGTGGAACAGCAGCTGGTCTCCGAAGACCAGACAACCATTTTGACGCAAATCTCTGTGGACAGCAATCATGGGGAAATCTCACAGGTGGCCGGGGAACTGGACGAATTTATAGCCGGCGAGGGGCTGGAGTCACAGGATATCAGCACTTATCTGACCGGCAGCGAGCTTATCGGTAACGACTTTGGGAACTCCACCCAGGAAGGGGTAAAGAAGACTGAAGTTATAGCGATTGTTTTTATTCTTGCTGTACTCATTCTTGTATTCCGTTCTCCGGTGGTACCGCTGATTTCACTGCTTACGGTGGGCGTGTCGTATCTTGTATCCTTGGGAGTAACCGCCCAGCTCGTCGATCATTTCAGTTTTCCGTTCTCCAGCTTTACGCAGGTGTTCCTGGTCGTAGTGTTGTTTGGCGTGGGTACGGACTATAATATTTTACTGTACACCCGGTTCAAAGAAGAATTGGCTCACCAGGATGATGTATATACCGCTGTAAAAGCAACCATGAAATCGGCAGCGAAAACCGTCCTGTTCAGCGGATTGGCAGTCATGATCGGTTTTGCCTCGCTGTACCTGGCCAAGTTCAATTTGTATCAGGCGACTTCCGGTGTGGCGATCGGTGTCCTGGTACTGCTGCTTGTACTGGTTACACTGAATCCGTTTTTCATGGTCCTGCTTGGGAAAAGAATGTTCTGGCCGGTGAAAAAGTTCAATGGCCACGGAGACAGCCGCTTGTGGGGGACGTTCGCTAAAACTTCGGCAGCCAGATCTGTTATGGCCATCGTGCTTGTGCTTGTGTTAACCGTACCTTTCATCCTGAAGTATTCCAATGTACTCAACTTTAACGATTTATGGGAAGTTAGTGACAAATACGAATCCAAGCAGGGAATCAATGTCATCGAGGATCATTTCCCGCCGGGCTTTTCTTCACCGGCAACACTCGTGATCCAGTCTGACAGTCCTCTGGACCAGGCCGCTGCACTGCAGACCCTGGATGAAGTCGCTGAAAGAGTCTCAAAGGTTAAAGGAGTATCCGAGGTACTGTCGCCAACCCGTCCTACAGGAGACAAAATACAAGAGCTATATATTAACGATCAGACCAAAGAAGTAAACTCCGGACTGGGCGATGCCAATGACGGCATAGGAGAAATCAATGAAGGCTTGTCTTCAGCTGAAGAACAGCTGGGAAACAGCGGCTCAAGTGACCTGGCCAATGTCCAAAAGCTGATTAACGGAACGGGCGAAGTCCAAAACGGCGTATCCGCATTACGGGATGCACTGGATCAAGTAACTGCAGGGATGAACAGCGGTGCCTCAGGTGCCGGACAAATAGAAGACGGCCTTGCCTCGCTGGGGACCAGTGTAGGGAAACTGTCTGCTGCAACATCCCAGCTCTCCGCAGGATACAGCCAGCTGGAAGAGGGACTGAACTCTTACGACCAGTATTTCGCAAGTATCGCTCAAGCCATTACGGGTGCCAGCCAAGGATATGGGCAGATTGAAGCGTTGATGAATAATCTGACCGCAGAAAATCCGGATATGGCAGAAGATCCAAATGTAGTGAAGACGCTGGGTATCGCCGCATCAGCCAAGCAGCAGCTTGAGGGACTCTCCGGACAGCTGGAGCAGCTGCGCGCTGGTCACGAAAAGGCTATGGCTTCTTTCAAAACAGCCAATACCTCACTGGCCCAGCTTAACAGCGGTTTGCAGCAAATGCAGAACGGAGTAACGCAGCTTCAGACCGGAGCAGCCGGCTTGAAAGACGGCTTAAACAAAGGAGCCGCCGGTTCCGGTCAAATCTCAGATCAATCCGTTCAGCTCAAAACCGGCCTGTCGCAAATCAACGATGGCCAGCAGCAGCTGCTGCAGGGGCTTACTGATCTGCAGGGCAAGATGGGCGAACTCCAGGCCGGGCTGAGCGCCAGTACGGAGGGTCTTACCCAGGTAAGCACGGGTCTGGAAACGGCCCAATCTTATTTGGGCAATCTTAGCGAATCGGAGACTTCACAAAAGTTCTATGTTCCAGAAGAGGTATTGAAGGGTGAAGAATTCCAGACCGCGCTCAATACCTATATGTCAGATGACAGAACAACTGCAACGATGACGATCATCCTGGAGCAAAATCCGTTCTCGCGGGAAGCGATGCCGGTCATTGATGAGATCAGCCAACAGGTCGATGCCGCACTGAGCGGAAACAGTCTGAGCAGCGCCAAGGCCGCCATCAGCGGTACAACAGCACGCAACGCCGACCTGAATACCGTATCACAGGAAGACTTTATGCGCACTGCAATCATCATGATGATCGGTATTGCCGTTGTCCTGATGTTCATTACCAGATCGCTGATGAATTCCCTGTTTATCGTGGGTTCATTAATACTGGTATACTTCACATCGCTTGGCATAGGGGAATGGATCAGCTCGCAGCTGTTCGATGCAGATTTACTGAGCTGGAATGTTCCGTTCTTCAGCTTCATAATGATCGTTGCACTCGGTGTGGATTACAGCATTTTCGTAATGATGCGTTATAACGAGCTTCAAGGAACATCTGCGGAACGTATTGTAAAAGCATCCCGTGACATCGGCGGCGTAGTTTTGTCCGCTGCTCTGATCCTGGGCGGTACCTTTGCGGCCCTGATTCCTTCGGGAGTCTTAACCCTGATCCAGGTGGCAGTCGTCGTTATCATTGCTTTGCTGCTCCTAAGCCTGATTGCGATGCCAATCCTGCTCCCGGCTCTGATCGGACTAACCGGCAGATTAAACCGCAAGGACAGCAGTTCTGATATAGACAATAACGTTACGCTATAA